The genomic region CGCACCTGCGCCATCAACTCCTCGATCCGCGCCACAATGCGGCGTTGTTCGTCGAGAGGTGGGAGGGGGATTATCATTGGAGATAATGTTAAGCGGGTTATTTGCGGTTGAGCGGATCCGCCGATAGCTTCTCTGAGATCTGTTGATTTAATTACCCAATAGAGGTAATCCTTACGTAAGCCCTCAATTACTGGAGTTACAACCATTGCATTGCCAGTTATCCACGACCGGGGTGAGGACATGTTGACCGTACCACAGGTAGCACCGCGACAAGTAACAAGAACTTCAGATTCTTCATGATTGAATTGGTAGTAATTACCAATGATTCCATTAGCCCCAAAGACAGGATACGGTCCTGGGTTACGCTTCATCTCCTGCACTGTAATTGTTTTGGGCTGATACAAATTGCACACCTCCCCCAACCGCACCCACCGCCAGCCTTCGGGGAGTTTGTAGAGTCCCTCAGTCATGGGGAGCCACCTCCCCGTTGTTGTTGCCGAGGAGTTCGCTTAGCTCCTCCACGATACTCAGGATCTCCCGCTCGCGCTCAAGGAGGCCCGCCACGATCTCCACCGGCGAGGGAAGCGCCTCGGCCTCCTTGCGGTTCGGGTTGCGGGCGGTGAGGTCGTAGCCGCGCCCTTTGACCTCATCGGCAGGAACGATCCAGGAACGCTCGGAAAGGCTGGCCTCAAACGGGCCCTGGCCTTTGCGATAAGCATCCCATGCTTTCCAAAGTCGGCGGGCCTCTTCAAAGTGCTCGTCCTGGATGGGGCTTCCCTTGCTAAACTTTTTCAAGCCCCCCGGCAGAGGCAGTTCGTAATACCATATCTCCGTAGTCGGTCCGGGTCGCTCGAAGAAGAGGAGCGCTGTCTTGACATCAGAATAGGGCGCAAAGGTGCCGGGCGGGAGGCTCACCACGGTATGCAGATTGAACTGCTCCAGGAGGTCACGCTTGACGTCGGCAAAGGACCCGCCGCGAAATAGCGTCCCTTCGGGCACGACCATCCCGCAGCGGGCGCCGTCCCGGGGCTTGAGCCTCTTCATGATGTGCTGGACGAATAGGAGCTCGGTAGCTGTGGCCTGCACTGGAAAGTTGGCCTGGATGTGCCGGCCTTCTGTGCCCCCGAATGGGGGATTGGTGAGCACCACATCGTAGCGCTCGGTGACGTTGCGGATATTCTCCTCGAGGGTATTGCGCCGCATCACGCGGGGGGCGGTCACGCCGTGAAGCACCATGTTCATGAGGCCCAGGAGGGCCGGCAAAGGCTTCTTCTCCTGGCCAAAGAAGGTTTTTTCCTGCAGGGTCTTGTGGTCTTCCAGGGTACGCTCGGATTTTATCATGAAGAGGTAGGCCTGAGCCAGGAAACCACAGGTGCCACAGGCAGGATCATAAACGGTCTCGCCGATCTTGGGGGCGACGAGCTCCACCATAAAGCGCACCACCGGTCTCGGCGTGTAGAACTCGCCGGCCAGCCGGTTCTCGCTGCCCAGATGGCGTAGGAGCTCTTCGTACACCTGGGAGACGGTGAAAATGTCGTCCTGACTATGGAAGTCGATGCCATTGATGATGGTCAAGACATCCTTGAGGTTGTAACCCGAGGCGCAAACAATAACGTTGCGCTCGGCGAACACGCTGCGGATCGTCTCGCGCAGGGGATCGCCTCCCAGACTCTGAAGGTAGGGAATCAACCGGCCTTGGACGAACTCCAGCAAGCGATCAGCGGGCCAGTCCTTCGTAGCCCATGCGCTCCAGCGCAGGTCGCCATCCAGAATGCGGGTGTAGGGGCGGCCGGCAAGCTTTGCTTGAGTCTCCCACTCCTCTTCCTGGGCGTCCAAGAACCGCAGGAAGAGCAGCCAGGCCAGATGCTCGATGTATTCCATGACGCCACCGCAGTTGTTGTCGCGGCGCAAGATGTCGCAGGCCCGCCAGATTTCGTTGGCAAGGGATTCCCGAGTTTGAGGCCCGTTCATGCTGTTACCTCCTCAGCGTAGATTCGTTTTTGCATTTCCTTCAGAGACTGACCGAGTAACTCTGCACCGCCGAACCACCCGCTGATCCTGGCGGCACCGCCCCACTCTCGGAAGGGTGAGACCCCGAAAATCTCCGGCTCAAGCTGCTCGATGCCGCCAATGCGGTATTTGTCGAGGAGCTCCAGGATGACCTTGCGAGCATCTTCCTTGTGAGCGGCAATGAAGGCTTGCTCACGGTTTCGGAACCCGGCGGCCCGCTCGCTGCGGGTGCGGATAGGGCTGCCGAAGGCGATATGGCAGAGAAGGTCGAAGGCGTCTGCTTCGGGCTGGCCAAGGACTTCGGCGAGCACCTCAGGATGGATGCTGGAACGGCGCAGCTCTTCCAGGAAAGCGCGGCGGCGCGTGCTATCCACCCAGATGTCTCGCAGGGCTGTGCGGCTGTCGGCAGACCGCAGAATGCGGTGTTTGGTGTAGTCGCGGTATTGCTCGAGCGTGAGCTGCTCGCCTGTGGACTCGATCAGGAATATCGCTTCATCGGCAATGCTCACCTCGAGACCTTCCACCCGAATCCTTCCGCCCTTTTTCCTCGCCGGCTTGAGGCCAACAGCTTCCTGAATCGTCTGGTCTGTCAATGTTTCCACGACGATGGTGCGGCTCACAAAGCCCTTGGCGCTCACCATGAGCTGGAGGTTGCCAGCGGGAAGGCGGTCAAAACTGAAACGGCCATTTTCATCGGTCTGGATCGGGCCTCGCTGGCTGTTGGGCCCGGTTCGGACGCTAACTCGTGCGCCGACAATCAGGTCGTTTGTGTCGGCATGAAATACGACCCCCTCTAAGACGGCAGTCTGTGGGCCATTAGGCGGCTCCGGCGGCGGCAGTGGAGGACGATCCCATTCATCAAAGAGGCGGGTCGCGCCCGTGTAGTCGATAATACGGAACCAGTACTTGTCAGTGGCGGAATCCAGGCGACTGCCGCGTCCGATGATTTGCTTGAACAGAATGGGCGAAGACAGCGTCTTCATGAACACGATATTGCGGCACGAAGGGACATCGACACCCGTCGAGAGAAGTTCCGCCGTCGTCGCCACAACCGGGGCATGTTTGTCCGAGTCGGCGAAGGCCTCCAGCCAACGGCGACCTTCTTCGCCTTCCTCAGAGATGATGGGGACGGCGTAGTTGTCGAGCCCGGTCTCGGGTCCGAATTCGTCCTGGAGCAGGCGGGTGACCAGCCGCGCATGTTCCATGTCCACGCAGAAGACCATGGTTTTTTCCCTCGCACCGAAGCGGCGCAGGAGCCCTGCCAGATGGCGCACCATCTCCCGGGTCCGGTCCGGAAGGGTGATCTCTCTTTCGAATTGGGGCGTGGTGTAGACCTCGCGCGGCTCCACCTCTTCGGGGATAAAGACCTCCGCTCCCTGTTCTACAGCCTCCTGCAGATGCAACCCAGTCGCGTCAACAGTCGTTCGCACGCGATGCACCTTGTAAGTGGCCAGGAAGCCGTCCTCGATACCTTGCCCCAAGCTGTATTGATACGCTGGTGGCCTCCAGGTGCCCCGGCCCGGGTCGTCTGCGTCAATGGCAACCCCGGGTTCTTCGGCGCAGAAGTAAGCGTAGGTGTCCACATTTTCGTCCTGTTTGGGCGTGGCAGTCATGCCGAGTTGCATGGCAGTGCCGAAGTGATCGAGGATCTCCCGCCAGGTCCCAAAACCCGAACGGTGGCACTCGTCGATAATCACGAGGTCAAAGAAGTCTCGCGGAAATTTCTCGAAGAGGCGTTTACCCACCTCATCCGGGCCCCACAGCGTCTGATAGATCCCGAAGTAGAGGTCCCGCGTCAAGTTGGCCGGATGCCCTTCGATCTTGAAGCGAGGCTCGCTCGTTCCGTCGGCGAACGGTGCGAAGGTATTGTATGCCTGGTTGCGCAGCACGACGCGATCTGCCAGGAAGAGAACGCGCCCGGGGCGGTCGGGATGCCGGCGCTGGAGCCAACCCGATTTAACGAGCTTCCAAACGATCTGGAAGGCGACGAAGGTCTTGCCGGTTCCGGTGGCCATCGTCAGGAGGACGTGCTTCTGGCCGCGCACAAGGCGCTTGATGACTTCGCGGATGGCCACTTCCTGGAAGTAAAACGGCGTTTTCCCGCATAGGCTTTCCGGGCAGTATGGATGAAGGAGCGGATTGCTCCGCTTGCCTACGCCGTATTCCTCTGGGCGCTCGGCGACGCGCGACGCATCTGGGCTTCCCTGATTCTGTTGCCATCTCTCCCACAGCTCACGGGGACTCGGGAATCGGTCAAGAACCTGGGTTGACTTTGTAAAGAAGTCGAATTCGATGATCTGGTGACCATTCGCAGCGTAGGCGAACGCGAGCCCGAGCTCCCTGACATAGCGTTTGGCTTGTTCAAGCCCAGCCTCGGCCGCTTCCGCCTCGGACTTCGCTTCGACAACGGCGATGGGAAAAGAATCAGAAAGACGCAAAAGATAGTCCACCTTGCGGGCCTCGCCCCTGCGAACCCGATCGCCCACCAGGATGACGCGCCCCTGCGTGTACCGCTGGTCCCGCTGGTAGTAGTGCTCCCTTGTGATTTGCGTGTCAGCCCAGCCTGCGGCTTTCAGTTTCGGGTCGATGAGCGTCGCCCGCGTGTCCGCCTCGTTTCTCATGCGGTAGCCTCCACTTCTGGAAGGAGATCGTCCGCCGGCTCTCCGCCCAGGTCCTCGATGCCGGGCCGACAGAGACAGGGCGTGTCGCGAAGCTCCGTGTCCGGCTCGTACTCCACCGCCCGCGGCTTGCCGTGGATGTGGACCTCAAACAGCCCGCGTAAAGGATCAGGCGCCGTGCCAGGCTTGTGAATCTTCTTGATAACCAGCGGTGCGTCGTCGGCACGCTCAACCGTTTCCCGAAGCGCTTTAATCTCCTTGGGGGTGTAGGTGCGCTCGGTGTCGATACCTTTCAGGCGCAAGGGGCGCTCCACCGTCACCTTCCAGTAGCCGAAGGCCGCGTTGGGAAAGATCTTGGACTGCTCGGTCTCCTCAAATTTGTGGAAGGTGTCGAGGACGCGACGGATGTCCTCTTCGGATAGCTCGCAGTTCTTCTTGCCCAGGTTCTTGCGCAGGGGCTTGCACCACTGCGTGGCATCGATGAGCTGCACGCGGCCTTTACGGTGCTCGGGCTTCCTGTTCGTGACCACCCAGACGTAGGTGGCAATGCCGGTGTTGTAGAACATGTTGAGCGGCAAAGCGACGATGGCCTCGAGCCAGTCGTTTTCGATGATCCAGCGGCGGATGTTGCTCTCGCCCTGGCCGGCGTCCTCCGTGAACAGCGACGAGCCGTTGTGCACCTCGGCGATGCGACTGCCGAGCAAGGTGTCGTGCTTCATCTTGGAGAGCATGTTCACCAGGAACACCATCTGGCTGTCGCTGGTGTGGGTGATGAGCGAAAGCTCCTCGCCCGGTGCTGCACGACAAAGCGCGGATCCTTGATGCCACTTTTGCCGCCCATGCGTTCCAGGTCGCTCTTCCAACCCTTCCCGTAGGGCGGGTTGGAGAGCATGAAGTCGAACTCCCGGTCGGGGAAGGCGTCGTTGGAGAGCGTCCAATGCTCCGGCCCGCCGACGATATTGTCGGCAGCGTTGCCCTCGCCCTTCAAAAGCAGGTCGGCTTCGATGATGTTTTTGCGGATCTCGCCCTCGCCCGATTGGTTGGAGGACATCGAACCGTTGGCCAGGACGAAGCCCGCGAGCCCCGTCGGGGTCAGGTGGTAGATGAAGTGCTGGACCCAGGCGAAGTTGGCGTTCCCCGCGGGCGGGATGCCGTATTTCCAGCGCTTGTCGTCCTTGAGGCGTTCGCCACCCCAGTCGGAATCGTTGAAGGGCGGATTGGCAAGGACGAAATCGGCCTTGAGATCGGGGTGCAGATCGCGGTGAAAGCTGTCGGCGTGTTCCTGGCCAAGGTTGCCGTCGATGCCGCGAATGGCCAGGTTCATCTTGGCCAGCCGCCAGGTGGTGTGGTTCGATTCCTGGCCGTAGATGCTGATGTCGCCGATCCTGCCGCCGTGGGCCTCCACGAACTTCTCCGACTGGACGAACATCCCGCCGGAACCGCAGCAGGGGTCATACACACGGCCTTTATAGGGACTGAGCATTTCAACGAGGAGCCTGACCACGCAGCGGGGCGTGTAGAACTGACCGCCTTTTTTCCCCTCGGCGCTGGCGAACTGTGAAAGGAAGTACTCGTAGACACGGCCGAGGATGTCTTTGGAGCGGTTGGCCTTGTCGCCCAGGCCGATGTCGCTGACCAGGTCGATGAGCTGGCCGAGGCGCTGCTTATCGAGGCGGGGGTGGGCGTAGTCCTTGGGGAGCACGCCCTTGAGCGAGGGGTTGTCGCGCTCGATGGCGAGCATGGCATCGTCGACCATCTTGCCGATGGTCGGCTGCTTGGCGTTGGCCTTGAGATGAGACCAGCGGGCTTCTTTTGGAACCCAGAATATGTTGACGGCCCGGTACTCGTCGGGGTCTTCCGGGTCGGCTCCCTGGGCGCGATCCGCCTCGAGCTGCGTGTGCTGCTCCTCGAAGGCGTCGGAGATGTACTTGAGGAAGATCAGGCCGAGCACGACGTGTTTGTACTCGGCGGCGTCCATGTTGGAACGCAGCGCGTCGGCCATCTTCCACAGCTGGGCTTCGTAGCCCACTGTGGCACCGGTGGAATCTGCTCGCTGCGCGCTCTTCCTCGCCCTGGGCATGGCCGAACCAGAACGATCGTACCGACCCCGCCCGCAGCGGACAACAGGCGGCCTACGTTCAGGGGCCGGCCTCCTCCTGGGACGGGGGGCGGATCGCCCACGTCGTCCCCTCGGGGCCATCGCGGAGCTCGATCCCGAGCTCGCCCAACTGATCCCGCACCCGATCGGCAAGGGCGAACTGCTTCGCGGTACGGAGTTCGGCGCGGAGTTCGATGAGGAGCCGGATCAGGTCTTCGGCGAGGCCTTCCGTCGCTGGGCGGCCGGCCTGGAACAGGCCGAGGCTCGCCCCGAGCTCCCGCACAACCGCAGCGGCGGCCTTCGCTCCCGCCACGTCGCCCCCCTGCTGCCGACGGTGCCCCAGCCCCACGATCTCCTGCAGCACCGCGAGGGCAGCGGGGGTGGTGAAGTCCTCCTCCAAGGCGTCGTGGAACCGCCGCCTGAGCGCGTCGAGCTCCGCGGTGGGCCCGGGGGCGCCCCCGTCGGGGAGGGCCTCCGCCGCCCACAGGAAGTCGTACACCCGGTCCACGGTGCGCTTCGCCTCCGCCAGGCCGTCGTGGGAGAAGTCGAGCGGTTTCCGCCAGTCGCGGGAGAGGTAGAAGTAGCGCACGGCCTCGCTGCCGTACCGCCCGACCACGTCGCGGGCGTACTCGAAGTTCCCGATGGACTTCCCCATCCGCTCGCCGCGTACGGTGAGGAGCCCGTTATGGAGCCAGATCCGCACGAACTCCTTTCCGGTGGCCGCCTCGGCCTGGGCGAGCTCGTTCTCGTGATGGGGGAAGATGAGGTCGCTCCCGCCGGCGTGGATGTCGATCGTCTCCCCGAGGAGATCGCGGGACATGACGACGCACTCCGTGTGCCACCCGGGGCGGCCCTCCCCCCACGGGGACGGCCAGGTGGGCTCGCCGGGCTTGCCCTTCTTCCAGAGGGCGAAGTCGAGCGGATCCCGCTTCCTCTCGTCCACCTCGACCCGCGCCCCTGCCTCCTGCTCGTCCCTCACCCTCCCCGACAGCTTGCCGTACCCCGGGAAGCTCCGGACGGAGAAGTAGACATCGCCGTCCACGACGTAGGCGTGCCCGGAGGCAACGAGGCCCTGGATGAACGCCACCATCTTGGGGACGTAGTCGGTGGCCCGGGGAGCGTGGGTCGGCTCCCTTACCCCCAGCGCCGCCAGATCGCGGAAGTACTCTGCGGTGTAGTGGGCAGCCACCGCGGCCGGGGTGCGCCCCTCCTCCTGGGCGCGGCGGATGATCTTGTCCTCGATGTCGGTCACGTTCTGGACGTAGATCACGGTGTAACCACGGCTCTCCAGGTACCGCCGCAGGGCGTCGAACACGATCATCGGCCGGGCGTTCCCGATGTGGATGAGGTCGTAGACGGTGGGACCGCAGACGTACATCCGCACCGTGGTGTCGTGGACGACCAGCTCCTCGAGCTTCCGGGTCAGCGTGTTGTAGAGGCGCATCAGCTCAGCCCTCCTCTCGCTCGTGCCACGTCGCCAATCCTACGCGGGAACTGGCTCCCTCCCAAGGCCCGCTCCCGGGCATAATGCGGCCATGGACCTCGGTGCGGTGGGGCAGGTGCTTCTCCTCTCCGCAGCCCCGCTCGCGGAGCTGCGGGGCGGGTTGCCGCTCGCCCTGTCGCTTGGGTTCTCCCCGGCGACCGCCTACGTCGTCGCGGTGGTGGGGAACCTCCTCCCCGTACCGCTCCTCCTTTTCGGCCTCTCCGCGCTCATCCCCTCCGCGGGGAGGATCCCCGGGCCCCTCGGCCGGGCCGCCCGGCGCTACCTCACCTGGCAGGAGACCCGCCACCGCACACGGTTTGCGAAGTTCGGGGAAGGGGCGCTGGTCCTCCTCGTCGCGATCCCCCTCCCGATGACGGGGGCGTGGACGGGGTCCCTCCTCGCCGTCCTGTTCGGGATCCCCTGGCGCCGCGCGCTCCTCATGATCTCGCTCGGGGTCCTCCTCGCCGGGGTCATCGTCCTCCTCGCCTCGCTCGGCGTGATCGCCGTCTTGTGACCCGTTTCGCCTGATGTGGCGCGGCGCGGGATGACGGGTATAGTCGGGCATCATGGCTGAGGAGAACACCCGGTCCCTGGATATCGCCGAGCTCATCCGCCGTCACCCCGCGGAGATTGCGGAGATCCTCGCCGCGCTCCGCGAGGAGGAGGCAGTGGAACTCCTGCGCCGCCTTTACCTCCGCCGCGCCGCCGCCGCGCCGCTGGGGGAGATGGAGCCCGAGGAGGCGGCGCGGCTCCTCGCCGAGCTCAACCGGGAGGATGCTGCCCACATCCTGTCCCACATGGAGCCCGACGACGCGGTGGACCTCCTCGCCGAGCTCCCCCCGGAGACGGTGCGGGACATCCTGTCCCGCCTCGAGACGCAGGAGGCGAAGGAGCTAGGGGAACTCCTCTCCTATCCCCCCGACACGGCGGGCGGGCTCATGTCCACCGAGGTCGTGGCCCTCCCCGCGGACATGACCGCGGAGGAGGCGATCCGGGAACTGCGCGCGAGGGCGGAGGAGGCGGAGACCGTCTACTACGCGTACGTCGTGGATGACCGGGGCACGCTCCTGGGGGTCCTGTCCCTGCGCGACCTCGTCCTCGCCCGTCCCACCACCCCGCTCCGCCAGATCATGAACGCGGACG from Candidatus Bipolaricaulis anaerobius harbors:
- a CDS encoding type I restriction-modification system subunit M; the protein is MNGPQTRESLANEIWRACDILRRDNNCGGVMEYIEHLAWLLFLRFLDAQEEEWETQAKLAGRPYTRILDGDLRWSAWATKDWPADRLLEFVQGRLIPYLQSLGGDPLRETIRSVFAERNVIVCASGYNLKDVLTIINGIDFHSQDDIFTVSQVYEELLRHLGSENRLAGEFYTPRPVVRFMVELVAPKIGETVYDPACGTCGFLAQAYLFMIKSERTLEDHKTLQEKTFFGQEKKPLPALLGLMNMVLHGVTAPRVMRRNTLEENIRNVTERYDVVLTNPPFGGTEGRHIQANFPVQATATELLFVQHIMKRLKPRDGARCGMVVPEGTLFRGGSFADVKRDLLEQFNLHTVVSLPPGTFAPYSDVKTALLFFERPGPTTEIWYYELPLPGGLKKFSKGSPIQDEHFEEARRLWKAWDAYRKGQGPFEASLSERSWIVPADEVKGRGYDLTARNPNRKEAEALPSPVEIVAGLLEREREILSIVEELSELLGNNNGEVAPHD
- the hsdR gene encoding EcoAI/FtnUII family type I restriction enzme subunit R; the encoded protein is MRNEADTRATLIDPKLKAAGWADTQITREHYYQRDQRYTQGRVILVGDRVRRGEARKVDYLLRLSDSFPIAVVEAKSEAEAAEAGLEQAKRYVRELGLAFAYAANGHQIIEFDFFTKSTQVLDRFPSPRELWERWQQNQGSPDASRVAERPEEYGVGKRSNPLLHPYCPESLCGKTPFYFQEVAIREVIKRLVRGQKHVLLTMATGTGKTFVAFQIVWKLVKSGWLQRRHPDRPGRVLFLADRVVLRNQAYNTFAPFADGTSEPRFKIEGHPANLTRDLYFGIYQTLWGPDEVGKRLFEKFPRDFFDLVIIDECHRSGFGTWREILDHFGTAMQLGMTATPKQDENVDTYAYFCAEEPGVAIDADDPGRGTWRPPAYQYSLGQGIEDGFLATYKVHRVRTTVDATGLHLQEAVEQGAEVFIPEEVEPREVYTTPQFEREITLPDRTREMVRHLAGLLRRFGAREKTMVFCVDMEHARLVTRLLQDEFGPETGLDNYAVPIISEEGEEGRRWLEAFADSDKHAPVVATTAELLSTGVDVPSCRNIVFMKTLSSPILFKQIIGRGSRLDSATDKYWFRIIDYTGATRLFDEWDRPPLPPPEPPNGPQTAVLEGVVFHADTNDLIVGARVSVRTGPNSQRGPIQTDENGRFSFDRLPAGNLQLMVSAKGFVSRTIVVETLTDQTIQEAVGLKPARKKGGRIRVEGLEVSIADEAIFLIESTGEQLTLEQYRDYTKHRILRSADSRTALRDIWVDSTRRRAFLEELRRSSIHPEVLAEVLGQPEADAFDLLCHIAFGSPIRTRSERAAGFRNREQAFIAAHKEDARKVILELLDKYRIGGIEQLEPEIFGVSPFREWGGAARISGWFGGAELLGQSLKEMQKRIYAEEVTA
- a CDS encoding HsdM family class I SAM-dependent methyltransferase; translation: MVFLVNMLSKMKHDTLLGSRIAEVHNGSSLFTEDAGQGESNIRRWIIENDWLEAIVALPLNMFYNTGIATYVWVVTNRKPEHRKGRVQLIDATQWCKPLRKNLGKKNCELSEEDIRRVLDTFHKFEETEQSKIFPNAAFGYWKVTVERPLRLKGIDTERTYTPKEIKALRETVERADDAPLVIKKIHKPGTAPDPLRGLFEVHIHGKPRAVEYEPDTELRDTPCLCRPGIEDLGGEPADDLLPEVEATA
- a CDS encoding type I restriction-modification system subunit M, with translation MPRARKSAQRADSTGATVGYEAQLWKMADALRSNMDAAEYKHVVLGLIFLKYISDAFEEQHTQLEADRAQGADPEDPDEYRAVNIFWVPKEARWSHLKANAKQPTIGKMVDDAMLAIERDNPSLKGVLPKDYAHPRLDKQRLGQLIDLVSDIGLGDKANRSKDILGRVYEYFLSQFASAEGKKGGQFYTPRCVVRLLVEMLSPYKGRVYDPCCGSGGMFVQSEKFVEAHGGRIGDISIYGQESNHTTWRLAKMNLAIRGIDGNLGQEHADSFHRDLHPDLKADFVLANPPFNDSDWGGERLKDDKRWKYGIPPAGNANFAWVQHFIYHLTPTGLAGFVLANGSMSSNQSGEGEIRKNIIEADLLLKGEGNAADNIVGGPEHWTLSNDAFPDREFDFMLSNPPYGKGWKSDLERMGGKSGIKDPRFVVQHRARSFRSSPTPATARWCSW
- the cysS gene encoding cysteine--tRNA ligase, whose translation is MRLYNTLTRKLEELVVHDTTVRMYVCGPTVYDLIHIGNARPMIVFDALRRYLESRGYTVIYVQNVTDIEDKIIRRAQEEGRTPAAVAAHYTAEYFRDLAALGVREPTHAPRATDYVPKMVAFIQGLVASGHAYVVDGDVYFSVRSFPGYGKLSGRVRDEQEAGARVEVDERKRDPLDFALWKKGKPGEPTWPSPWGEGRPGWHTECVVMSRDLLGETIDIHAGGSDLIFPHHENELAQAEAATGKEFVRIWLHNGLLTVRGERMGKSIGNFEYARDVVGRYGSEAVRYFYLSRDWRKPLDFSHDGLAEAKRTVDRVYDFLWAAEALPDGGAPGPTAELDALRRRFHDALEEDFTTPAALAVLQEIVGLGHRRQQGGDVAGAKAAAAVVRELGASLGLFQAGRPATEGLAEDLIRLLIELRAELRTAKQFALADRVRDQLGELGIELRDGPEGTTWAIRPPSQEEAGP
- a CDS encoding COG2426 family protein, which produces MDLGAVGQVLLLSAAPLAELRGGLPLALSLGFSPATAYVVAVVGNLLPVPLLLFGLSALIPSAGRIPGPLGRAARRYLTWQETRHRTRFAKFGEGALVLLVAIPLPMTGAWTGSLLAVLFGIPWRRALLMISLGVLLAGVIVLLASLGVIAVL